ATTCCAATCCGGATCATATGATAAAAGCTTTCTTGCTTTTGATATATCAGCTAAGCTATGTTTTATATCTCCAGCACGTGGCTCTACATATCTTGGTTTAAGATCTACATCTAATTCTTCACACATTAAATCATATATTTCATTTATAGTA
The window above is part of the Tissierellales bacterium genome. Proteins encoded here:
- a CDS encoding LPS biosynthesis protein WbpP → TINEIYDLMCEELDVDLKPRYVEPRAGDIKHSLADISKARKLLSYDPDWNFRDGFKEAINWYKENI